ATTTGGGATGAATCCTACCCTTTCTACCACTCTGCCAATTGCTCCTTCCTTGATCAAGGTTTTCGATGCTTTGAGAATGAAAGACCTGATTTCGAAAGCgaaattttgttaataaaaagtatacaTCATGAAGGACTAGCTAATGTAAAATTTTCACGCAAGAGGACTCATCCAATTTTGGTTTTTCTTTACATTGCAggttttgtttttcaaaaaagccatgccatttttttttttactttcttgAATCATTCTTCTACAATACAAATTCCCTCCCTCTTTTATCAGGATATCCAACACTAACCTatagacaaaataaaaataaacattaaTGACGTGTTTCTTGACACGGATTCAACTTCAATTATAGATAGAAATCATTTCATGCTTATGaaacacaaaaatttattaCCTGCCAGGTCTAAGCAATGCACAATCAAGAATCTCAAGTCTGTTGGTGGCAGCAATGACAATAACACCAGTGTTTCCAATGAATCTGTCCATTTCTGTGAGTAATTAATTCAGTGTTTGCTCTCTTTCATCATTTCCTCCACCAATGCCAGTACCTCTCTCCCTTCCTACAGTATCTAACTCATCAATAAACACCAAATATGGCGAATTCGCTTTTGCCTTGTTGAACAAGTCCCTCACCCTTGAAACACCTACACCAACAAACATCTCAATAAACTCTGAACCTGATAGAGAAAAGAATGGAACACCAGCACTTAGGTGAGACACCATCTTTGCCATCCTTCCCGTTAGGATGCGAGCTCGAGCCAAACTGAtctccacttcttctccaactTGATGATACTCCTTCAGATGCCATGGAAGGAAGaattttctttcttcctccaCTCCCCACAA
The Arachis stenosperma cultivar V10309 chromosome 7, arast.V10309.gnm1.PFL2, whole genome shotgun sequence genome window above contains:
- the LOC130940039 gene encoding uncharacterized protein LOC130940039, with product MDRFIGNTGVIVIAATNRLEILDCALLRPGRSFILKASKTLIKEGAIGRVVERVGFIPNLVTIINIALIALFREKLNQWRSSGRRRRSSVVSQERKPL